The genomic stretch GactcaaaaaatttgaaagatCTATGATTTTATATGTGATGGTTTAAGCAAAAGAATAATTATGTTCTTATTCTAACAACTAGCTCCTGTTACCACATCAAAGACTAGATTTTGTAATGGAATCTAACAAATTAAGACAACTAGACTATCAAAATAACCATCAAACTTGGCATCTAGTTCTCGCATAATTGGGAAAGGGCAAAAAACATAGATATACTGTAATGATGCTTCTTCTCAAACACTATAACAGGCTAACTATGAAAATTCTATATTCATAACAGAAAATTGATAAAACAAAAAAGGGCTACTATGGTGGTAGATTCTCACAAGTCCTCAACAAATGCTGATATAGTGGGGCAAATGCAATTTGAATTGGCTAGTAATTTATAGGACTCGCACCCTTCCCTTATCTTTGTGATCATCCCTGGTAGAATGAACTGTATCAAACTGTTTTGATTGAACGGAGTTGTACACACTCGTAGCCAGGTGCTTCTTTCTCTTTAGTAGGCCTCCAGCAGCAGGATCGCCTAACGGTCCTGACCATGCAGTTGATGGTCCCTTTTGGTAGGGAAATATTGTGCTGAATGAAGCATCTGAATTATCAAACGAAGCATCCACATTATGGGAAGGGTCCAATTGATATCCAAGAGCGCCATCCTGGTGCGGAGGAGGGAATTTTTCGCTCTTGCTCTTTGCATTTGCATGAGTAAGAAGACGCATTTTCTGTTAATACCAAAACTAGGTGTTAGGTTTAGATCGAGAATCCTTGCAAGGACGTAGTCATATGAATCACAACTAGAGAACTAGTGACAAAATGACAATAACTGtttgattttgatgaatgattcAACTTTTAGATAACATTAATACGAAGTTTTAACTAATTTCATACCAATTTGCATCGTTGATGTAATGAAAGAAAATCCACTCAATACCAATAATGTATACTAACCCTAAAACATGAGATGCCAAATTTCAGAATACAACCTAGGCAAATTGGGGGGACAACTACAAGAAAATTAGCAACTGAGAAGACATCTAATGAGCGCTTTTTCATGATAAGGACTAATAAATCAACATCAAGCAATGTTCTGTAACAAAATGGTACACGGCCAAAGAAACCAGACCCAAACATATAATATTGAACTGATTATGACAACCAGGTCTACTCGGACTCTTCCATTTCTGCTAAAAGAAGATTCCATTCACCATGTCTAGCTCCAAGGGAAAGGGATGTTTGGTAAGGAAGTGATTCTCTCCATTACAGTCTTAACAGGTAGGTTCTAACCATACTTACTTTTTTATCTAATTTTCAAACCTAAATTGCTCAACTTGTTCAAGGATGACCAGCTGCCACTATTTCACATGCAACTGTGCATAACCATTGTTTCAATGCTCTAAAAACAAGTCAGGCAAGATGGTTGTTTTCATTTCTGGTTTCTCTTTTTACCTTGAGATGTAATACAAAtaaggaatttattttaaaaaaaaattagcttgAAAAAATTTAGCAGAACAGTttatcaaggaaattttaattgggTAACTATCTTGTTTAGACAATATCAACTTATTACAGCATTAACTGAGTGCtttttagtattatttttttctcagaatattttaatttatttttaattttgtttggattgaaatttttaaaatgatatcaATCCCACATGTTAATCATCTTTTGCATAATAATATTCTTCTTTATGGGCTTATTTCTACGTGAGATTGTTCCATTTTGGTGCTAGTATCAGACCTAAACCATGATTCAACTTAATATCCTATTTTATTCTCTCTCCTACCTTTGGTGCCCAGATTCCTACTAGTTCTACCCTCACCATGACTTCTGCATCCTGCCCGTCTTCACTGTCACACACTCATGCAAGGATCCAGATCATACGATCTCCCTACCGCAATAATCATCAAGTTCCTTGTTCACCTAGCTCCCTTTTTCCCACAATCCTCATCATCCAACAAACACTGCTAGACTTGCCTTTCATCCGAATGTTGCTTTCCACAATCCTACTGCACAATCCACTGAAGTGACACCCTCCCTGTGTGCCACCATCTCCATCTCCTGAAGAAGTCAATGGAATCAACCCCTCTTCTCTAAGGAAACTCTCTTGGCCTCCTATAAAACCTAGAGCAAGCATACCTTTTGCAGGCTTGCAAATTAGACCCACAGCAATTCCTTCTTGTTTTATAACACCAACACCAGCACATTTGTAGCAACCGATGATCTGATTTTCCTGCTTCCTACCACCTGCTTGATGGGCGAATAGGAAACCTCATGTCTGATTCATGTTGTCCACTACTTGAGTGAAGGTGTCCACCAAAAGTGCCCAAGTGTTCCTTTTTCGTTTCTCATATACAGCCTCTTCTGCCTAATTTATAATTGTGCCACATACAAACCTCTACCATGCAGAAGAAGTCACAAGAGACCAGATCTATTGCCCAATTTTGGAGAAACACCAAGTTTGCTCACCTATGTACTATTTTCCCCACCAAATCCCTCCTCTTCAAGCCTATTTCAACATCTCTCTGCTTAGACCTAGTCTATGGAGATGGATACTCCCTCCACGATTTACTATCTTAGATCTGCACAGGAACCTCCAGCAAGCACTCAACTTTAGCTTTGTCTTCACCTCACACCATCAACAATCTCACCCATCTGCTGTCTGTTGGTCACTATGAATCCACCAGCAGCAGATCGTGCTTTTTTACTTGATTGTAGGTAATCTCATCCTCGACATTATTATTTCTACATCCTATGGCTATTATGGATATGCAAACATCACTTTcagtttcattattttcttaatcATTGAGAATGGCAAAATAAAGTCAAGACTTAATTCCTTGAGGAACACAAGGAAAATTAAGCTGAGAATAAAGtgaaaatttaattccttaaagaaaagaagaaaaattaaattgCAATTATTCCTCATCATTTgaagggaaattaaagaagaataTCTGGAAACATTATGCTCCTTGAAGGTCAGACTCAGAAAGCTCATTGAAAAGGACATTCTAATTGAAGTTACAAACAATTTACCTAAGTCAACCTCTTAGTGAGAAAAAACAATTAAGAATTTAATGTTTAAACATtttagattttaaataagtttaattcAGTAGAGTCTTTGTTTAGTTAAGGTAGTTTCTGATTTGATAGTTAGTAAATTGGGTATCTCTTCTAAATTTGATCAAGTCTTAAAAAGGGTACCAATCTCCTCATGCCAATTATTTTTCTCACAACAATATTCCGAATTTTGTTCTTTGTGTAAGATTGCTAGATTTCACTAGAACTAAGAAGtatattgtagataactaaaTAGGAGGGTCTGTTTATGTGTGCCCACAACACCACAACAATGCAGTAGTATGTAACAAGGGACTTGCAAATGTAAAAGTACACTATAAGTAGAGGGTCAATTATTCATTATTCAGAGCATGTTACCATGACTTTCATTTAATTCATCTACAAATGTCTCAAACCAATATCAAGCTAAGGTCTCCATCATGGAACTTCTAACCAATCACATGCTGCTAAGACTAATTTTTCTGCTGTGGTTCCAGGGTGAGATTGGCCTTAGCATAAAGAGGATATTTATGTAAATATACCAAGTAGCTAAActcaagtaaaaaatattttttacttctcAATATTCTGACAAATCCATTGTTGAGAAGCATTTCAAAATCAAGCTAAAGATTCAACATTGAGTGTGCAAATTCTAAAGTTTTGGCGATCCACTTGGCTTGTAGTCCAGGATCTCGTATTGGACAAAGAGTCCATCAGCTCAGCAATGCCAACTTAAAGTCTAGAGAATGACTATGCTATACCCTGCTAAACTCATTATTTCATGTTTTTGCTTGAAAAGTGTAAGAGTATGGAAACTATCTTGGGTAACACAAACAACGATTGAAATGACATGCTAAAACTCAATAgaataataataaacaataaaCAGAGTAGAACTGTAGGCTTTTGGCGTACATCAATATTTGCTTGGAGTTCAGCATTAGCTTCTGGAGCAGGAACTGCTCTAGGAGCTCGATCACGTGTACGTATCTTTTGTGATCCATTGGCTTGGGCCTTTCCACCAGCAGCCCTCAACCTGCATTAGTAGATTCAATTACATCAAAAAATATTTggaggaattatttttcaatataatggaaaaacttatgatagaagatgatggatgtgtgtgttATAAGCATTCCTAGGCATATTCACAAAAAGCAAATGAAGGATTAGAGAATCATTTAGCAAATAAAATTTGTGTTCAAACTGTATAACTCATCActaaataatgaaaaaaaaataggtgCCATTAAGTTTTAAGCATCATCCTAGAGCAATCTCACTTGTTATTTAATAACTTAGACTAATTTTGTATGAAAGAACCTTCATTCTGCTCTTACAACCCATGCAAACAAAATAATACAGACACAACAAACATAGACCTCCTTTATTTCCTTGTAACAGAATACAATGGCATGTTGTATGAAGATTTAATAAGATAATTTAAAGAAAGGTTGATGCATTGTGCTAAACCCACCAAAATGATGGTTTGTGTCAATCAAATACCTTCTGGCTTCTTCATCTCTCATTTTAGCATCCATCTCCTTGCTTGGAGGATATTTTGGAAGGCTCGAAGGATCACAAGCATACGGTTCTGTATTAAAAAACTAAAAGCAAGTGGAAGAGGTCAGTTAGTGACATAGACAATCAATGTATAATAGAATTTTCAGTTGTGCAGAGAAACATAAGTGTAGTATTGTATTCCAAACAGACACTATGGGATGCATTGGCCCCAAACTGAATATTGGGTTCCAATCCCGGTTTAGATTTGGCAATTTGATCCTTCACAACTGAAATCCTAGTAAATGTAAGTTCTTTCATTTCAAACTTTCAGAGAAATTAATCAAGATAGAGAGAAGCTTTGCATTACCAACTGTTTGATGCTAATCAGGATGTTCTATCATTAGATgcaaaaaagattaaaaaaaaaaaaactctagaaaGCACAACTACACTGGCCTTTCATCAATTTACAGAATTGTATTGTTGCTGCAAACTAGATAGCACATATGTCAAAAATATAAACATGTTGAGAATGCTAACCCTGATCGACAAGGATTGCTCTTTttcctaaataataataatagcaataataataaaaccaGCTTCCATCTCTATCAGTTACCAACAGTGATTCCTATTCCTAAACAAAGAAACACTAAACAAAGGACATATCAGATGCTTAGCTGTTAAAGCACCTAAATTCATCAAATTGATGTTTCATCTAGAATACAGCCAGACTTTATATATCATGAGACTAACTTCAAAGCTCAAAGTATTAGTTCTTCTATGTTCAAAGCTTGAAGTATTAGCACTTCTATGTTCAAAGCTTGAAGTATTAGCACTTCTAAGTTGAAGTTCCATTTCTACTTTACATTCATATAAAAAACTCATCAAGTAAAGGCTTCATTTACCACACTTCTAATATCGAACTAATCAACATCGTAACATTTACACAAACCAGCTGATGTTAAAACTGTTCATGATGCATTATTTCAATGATGCAAAAATCTaagccaaaagatcaagttttaaaACTACATGACATAAATAGACATTATTTGATTGCAACTAAAGATTGTGCAATGTGCTCAAACTCAAAGTaatcaagaataaaaaaattCATGTGCTTATGAAGCCATAAAGAATGCATGTGATAAGAGAAAAGCTAATTACAAATAAGATGTTACCTCACTATTTAAAGCAGCCGTAGCAGTTTGACGTTCAGCTGGATCTATTGCAAGAAGAGTTTCAACCAACAGCAAAGCTGATTGAGGGAAATCTTTAAATGATTCTCTAATGCAGCATTTATAAGGTTGTTGGGGTTTAAATATTGTAGCATGTGGTAGTTTTGACTTCTTCCAATAGTCTTCTGAAGGAGAGCCACATAGTTTGAAAATTTTGTGCAACTGTTCAACCTGACGATCATATTTGATCTTAGAGAAGACTTACAACAATCTTTATGCTAAAATTAACTCCTAAGGATCAGACAAACCAAAAACTTGACATGTCATGGACACATTAAACACAAGCAAATTCGAGGTTGAAATATGAACATGAATTTCCACACCCAAACACTTTACAAACTGGTTTCTTATTAATTCAAAGAAGTTACCCACCATACCATGAAGCTAATCAACTCATGCACTCTGCTCTCAGAAGCAGTATTTTATTTCATTGCAACTGTGTTTTGGTAAGTCATTTATGTACAGCTCAAAACTCCTACATTTTGGACATACAAATAGCTTACAGTGATACTAGAGGCATCTACTGTCATAAATTGTAGTCATCATTAGTCTTAAAGTGATCCTGAACTATCTCACAATAAATAATTGCAACTCCAACCTAATTCAACATGTTAATACAGATTGGACCTCCATTTTTCTTCTATGGTTGAGTGATCCAAGTGACCTTTTGTTGTTACTTGTTATAAGATTTCTTTCTCGTAAATACAGTAAGAACAATGTTAATCCTCTTTGATTGCATGAGTGTTCTTACAAAGTTTAACTGAGTGACTATAACTACGAGGGTGACAGTGCAACCATCATTAGTATCATGTCTACCCTTCAGCATAAGAATTCTTTTGTTCATAAATAATAATTTACTGAACAATGAATGGTCTATGTTCTTCAACaatttataggattttttttttttacagataTAACAACCAAGGAAGAATCCCCTTGAGTAATATAGAGAACCACACAAGGCTAATGAGCTTCATTGGGCACGAGTTCAAAGTGCCAAAACATACCTCAGTCCTCCCAGGCATAATAGGCTTTCCTGCCAGCAATTCTGCTAATATACATCCAGCACTCCATATGTCTACGCCAACAGCATAATCAGTGGCTCCAAGGAGCAGCTCAGGAGGGCGGTACCAAAGAGTGACTACCCTGCTTGTCATAGGATGCTTGCGATTAGGATCAAAGAAAGTAGCCAAACCAAAGTCCGCAATCTTGAGTAACCCCTCATTGTCGAGTAGGAGATTTGAGCCCTTAATGTCACGGTGCAGCACACCATTGTTGTGACAATGCTCCAATCCAGACAATAGCTGATGCATATAGCACTTCACCTGCGCAAAGCCAAAATTCAAACATGGAACTACAAAAAAAAGATCACGCTTTGATTAGAATCGAACCTGAGGCACTGTGAACTTGATGGTCGGACTGGAAATAAGACCAGCCAGATCATGCTCCATGTACTCAAAGACCAAATATAAACTACAAGACAACCTGGAAGTGACCAAGCCCTCCAGCTTCACGACATTGGGATGATCCAAATGCCTCAATATAAGGATCTCTCTCGCCATAAATTTTACGCTCTCCGGCTCCATAATATCGAACCGGACCTTCTTCAAGGCCACGATTTTGCCCGTCAATGTGTCCCTAGCCTTGTAAACATTACTGTATGTTCCCTGCCCAATCTGAACAAGAAAAGAAATGGTCGCAATTAGTAATTAAACCaataaaaaatgaaagaaaaaaaagggactAGAGGTTCACAGAGGAAATTTGCTCTTGCCTTGTCGATCTTTTCAAAGGAATCAGCCCGGCGGGGCGTCCATCCCTGGAGGGACTCCCCGGCGGCGTGGGCAAGCCAGGGGGGCCAGCCGGCGGCGACCTGCTCGCCATGAAGATGCCCCGAGGGGTTGCTCAGCCTAGGGTCCGGCCTCGATCGACGCCTCCTTGACTGCCGCTCCCCAGCCGGCCGCTCTACCTGCTCCTTCTCCTCCTGCCGGGCGACAGCGTCAGGCGCATCGATGGAGGTCTCGACCCTAGGGAGGGAGGTTTGCGACTTGCGACCGGAGGCAAGGGGGGCAGTCGCAGCAGGCCTCTCCTTCTCCCGACGGCGGCTGCGGCGGCGGCTGAGGGAGGCCGGGGAGGGGGGAGTGGAGGCCTCCTTGGCTTGGACGCAGCCCATGGCTCAGCTTTCCGCCGCCATCCCAGGGTGGCGGGCTCGAGGGCGGGCAGATCGAAGCGCCGGCGAGAGAGGCGATCCGAGGATCCGCTACCGTGTCTACTGAAGGGATGGAGTCTCGGTGAAATGAGCGCGGTGACAGGAACTGAGGCGGTGAGATGTTTCGCCCAAGTGGCGTGCTGTAAtgaagaaggaaggaaggagagagagagaggaaaaagGCTAATAACGTTGAATTGAACTGATAAtgcgggagagagagagagaatagtGCTGAACTGATTTACTGCATTTTATAGTTTATACTACAAAGGAAATTTGGACTTCCCTAattctcaatttttttaatataaaaatatttagttCAAATTTACGTGGCTATTTACGTGCACACTAACTAAATATAATTTAAGGTTTCGCTTTGACTTAAATCTTTTCCATTTTAAAATCAATATAAAATAGAAATGACAAAAAGACTAATTTAAAAGGACGTTTTTAAATATGCAAAAATACGGTCAATAATGGAGTTGGAATGGTTGAgtctaggggtgtcaattcgggtgggtcaggtcgggttgagttttttttttttttttttaacccaacccgaacccgacccgaatccgagttcaacccaaaacacctcaacccgaacccgaacccgaccaacccgatcaacccgaacccgacccatataacccgaaaatc from Zingiber officinale cultivar Zhangliang chromosome 5B, Zo_v1.1, whole genome shotgun sequence encodes the following:
- the LOC121986009 gene encoding probable serine/threonine-protein kinase At1g54610; amino-acid sequence: MGCVQAKEASTPPSPASLSRRRSRRREKERPAATAPLASGRKSQTSLPRVETSIDAPDAVARQEEKEQVERPAGERQSRRRRSRPDPRLSNPSGHLHGEQVAAGWPPWLAHAAGESLQGWTPRRADSFEKIDKIGQGTYSNVYKARDTLTGKIVALKKVRFDIMEPESVKFMAREILILRHLDHPNVVKLEGLVTSRLSCSLYLVFEYMEHDLAGLISSPTIKFTVPQVKCYMHQLLSGLEHCHNNGVLHRDIKGSNLLLDNEGLLKIADFGLATFFDPNRKHPMTSRVVTLWYRPPELLLGATDYAVGVDIWSAGCILAELLAGKPIMPGRTEVEQLHKIFKLCGSPSEDYWKKSKLPHATIFKPQQPYKCCIRESFKDFPQSALLLVETLLAIDPAERQTATAALNSEFFNTEPYACDPSSLPKYPPSKEMDAKMRDEEARRLRAAGGKAQANGSQKIRTRDRAPRAVPAPEANAELQANIDKMRLLTHANAKSKSEKFPPPHQDGALGYQLDPSHNVDASFDNSDASFSTIFPYQKGPSTAWSGPLGDPAAGGLLKRKKHLATSVYNSVQSKQFDTVHSTRDDHKDKGRVRVL